Proteins from a single region of Primulina tabacum isolate GXHZ01 chromosome 5, ASM2559414v2, whole genome shotgun sequence:
- the LOC142547731 gene encoding serine/threonine-protein kinase ATM-like isoform X7, which produces MPFQLWRNITMMVCLDVWSGTPSLITLTRLRLLLKVSLARLFFAIAKRKILQVLDFILELFHLLNAKLYEGCLECRRNSQAKPDFPDLSDAHSIHDPLPLNSREKLILDVEMDMNGGSIDVDRLGIDGSQTTGFSVSLVNQKLNFLSIISSFFPILSLLAWEIMFNLREKENDHKYLKNFLCILSRHPHWSSCRHILDLVASMTDAVNSYENLKFPCSYILDGICCLVASLLLSNGVGTQNTVASSFTKRESEECLTSLGDLVTKVFDNSLFDWYYRAKLVNCLCNFVLLRPQLAQLVIDKLFMLLRDPDYRVRLCLARRIGVLFQTWDGHFELFQDVCSNFGRKLVTSSGEKIVRAHEVLSAGPQPRPIMETIVVTLMHLVLHGEKNRVRAVFIIYVVASIDPSQRELVSAVLGSLSKETCYTNRTKFLEELMGPILFNWVACGVSLVALVEARGIFASNLEPMNFIKYCCPWLLPALILQEDANSLKWVAK; this is translated from the exons ATGCCATTTCAATTGTGGAGAAATATTACAATGATGGTTTGTCTGGATGTTTGGAGTGGAACTCCATCATTAATAACATTGACTCGACTGCGACTTCTTTTAAAAGTTTCACTAGCTCGCCTTTTCTTTGCAATTGCCAAGAGAAAAATATTGCAAGTTCTTGATTTTATTTTGGAATTGTTCCATCTTCTGAATGCAAAATTGTATGAAGGATGTTTAGAGTGCAGAAGGAATTCTCAAGCAAAGCCAGACTTCCCCGACTTATCAGACGCCCACTCCATTCATGATCCTTTGCCGCTAAATAGCAGGGAAAAATTGATTTTGGATGTGGAGATGGATATGAACGGTGGGtctattgatgtagataggttAGGTATTGACGGTAGTCAGACAACTGGGTTTTCCGTTTCTTTAGTGAATCAGAAATTGAATTTCCTGTCAATCATTTCAAGTTTTTTCCCAATTTTATCATTGTTGGCGTGGGAAATCATGTTCAATCTTAGGGAAAAAGAGAACGACCACAAGTATCTTA AAAACTTTCTATGCATTCTCAGCCGGCATCCTCACTGGTCTTCCTGCAGACATATATTGGATTTG GTTGCGTCTATGACTGATGCAGTAAATTCATATGAAAATCTTAAATTCCCGTGTTCCTACATACTAGATGGCATCTGTTGTTTGGTGGCAAGCCTGTTGCTGTCAAATGGGGTTGGAACTCAGAATACTGTTGCATCTTCCTTTACGAAAAGGGAGTCCGAAGAG TGCTTGACTTCTCTCGGAGATTTGGTGACTAAAGTCTTTGATAATAGTCTCTTCGACTGGTATTATCGTGCGAAGCTTGTTAACTGTTTATGCAATTTTGTATTGCTCAGACCACAACTTGCTCAG TTAGTGATCGACAAGCTATTTATGCTGCTCCGCGATCCTGATTATCGAGTTAGGCTTTGCCTAGCTCGTCGGATTGGCGTCCTTTTCCAGACATGGGACGGTCACTTCGAACTCTTCCAAGATGTTTG TTCAAATTTTGGAAGGAAATTGGTTACTTCCTCTGGGGAGAAAATAGTTCGAGCACATGAAGTTTTGTCTGCTGGTCCTCAACCTCGTCCGATTATGGAAACAATTGTCGTAACTCTTATGCATCTTGTACTGCATGGTGAGAAAAATAGAGTTAGA GCagtttttattatatatgttgTTGCTTCTATCGATCCCTCCCAAAG AGAACTAGTCAGTGCTGTGCTTGGCAGTTTATCTAAGGAAACATGCTATACAAACAGGACAAAG TTCTTGGAGGAGCTTATGGGGCCAATTCTTTTTAATTGGGTTGCTTGTGGTGTAAGCTTAGTTGCACTTGTTGAG GCAAGAGGCATTTTTGCGTCGAATTTGGAACCTATGAACTTCATAAAATATTGTTGTCCGTGGCTGCTTCCGGCTTTGATCTTGCAGGAAGATGCTAACAGCTTAAAATGGGTTGCTAAG TAA